Within Desmodus rotundus isolate HL8 chromosome 6, HLdesRot8A.1, whole genome shotgun sequence, the genomic segment gattggaagaattcacatcatcaaaatattcatagttcccaaagcaatttatagattcaatacaatccctattaaagtaccaatgacatatttcagatatagaacaaatacttcaaaaatttttatggaaccataaattaccctgaatagctgcaacaattttgagaaagaagaacaaagcaggagggatcacaatacctgatatcaaactgtattacaaggccactgtaatcaaaacagactggtactggcataagaacagacacatagactaatggaacagaacagagagctcagaaataaacccaagtctttatggtcaattaatatttgacaagggggaaaaaggcataaaatggaacaaaaatatcctcttcaacacatggtgttgggagatctggacagctacatgaaaaaaatgaaacttgatcaccaacttacaccatacacaaaaataagttcaaggtgtataaaagacttaaatatagttgtgataccataaaagtcctagaggaaaggaaaatctcaggcattccacatggcaacatcttcactgatatgtcccctaaagcaagggacataaaggaaagaataaacaaatgggacctcatcaaaataaaaagcttctgcatggctaaagaaaacagcattaaaataaacagagaaccaactatatgggaaaacatacttgccaaagatacctcagacaagggcctgatttccaatataaagaactcacataactccactccaggaagacaaacaacccaattaaaaaatggacaaaggacttgaacagacacttctccaaggaagacatacagagagcccggagacatatgaaaagatgctcagcatccctagctatcagagagatccaaattaaaaccacattgagataccccttcacaccagtcagaatggccatcataaacaaatcaacaaacaagtgttggagaggaggtggagaaaaggaactGTAGTGCACTCTTggagaaatgcagactggtgaggccactgtggaaaacagtatgtaatttcctcagaaaactaaaaatggaactgccttttgacccagcaattccactgctaggattatatcctaagagccctgaaacaccaatccaaaagaacctgtgcaccccaatgttcatagcagcacaatttacaatagccaagtcctggaagcaacctaagtgcccatcagcaaacgagtggatccaaaaactatggtatatttacacaatggaattctacgcagcagagagaaagaaggagcttataccctttgcaacagcatggatgaaactggagagcattatgctaagtgaaataagccaggaggtgagggacaaataccatatgatctcacctttaactggaacataagcaatagaagaaaaaagcaaacaaaatataaccagagacattgaagttaagaacaatctaacaatagccagggcaggggtggggggtgggggcagggacagtgggtagaggggattacaggaagtaatataaaggacacatggacaaaaccaagggggagggtggaggtgggggagggaggtgggttcacctggggtggggtggagggatggggagaaaaggcatacaactgtaattgaataacaataaaaaaaaagaaaaacaaattatggtgcatttacagaatggaatactacacagcttagagaaagaaggaactcctatactttgcgacagcatggatggaactggagagcattatgctaagtgacataagtcaggaggtgagggacaaatagtatatgatatcacctataagtggactaatcaacaaaacaaagaagcaagcaaaatataaccagagacattgaaattaagaacaatctgacagtaactggaggggattgagaggggataatggggggaagggttttcaggaacaactataaaggacacatggagaaaaccaagggggatggtagAAGTAAGGGATGGAGGTAGGTTTTGCttgggtaggggggagtggtggagggtaaatgcagaccactgtaattgaacaataaaataattttttaaaaatataaaataaaattgtttaaagagggaaaaaaaaagaattccagaaaatcaatttaaaagtatatgcacttcctatgttcattgcagcattatttacaatagccaagatctggaaaaaGCCCACGTGTctgtgagtggataaaaaagctgtgatacatttacacaatgcaatactactcagccataaaaaaccCCCAAGGAATTCTCACCTTTCATggcagtgtggatggaactggagagtattattataagtaaaatatgccagtcagagaaagacaaataccatatgatctcacttacatgtggaatccaatgaacaaaataagttgatgaacaaaaaaacagaagcatggatacatggtagagactgacaactgtcagaggggtgTGCGTTTAGGGGCCTGGATGAATGAAGGTAAAggcattaagcaaaaaaaaaaaaatccatatataacacatagacacaaacaacagtgtggtgatagccagagggaaagggggttggggggtagGTGGGGGTGAGCATAGGGGAGTCAATGGGGatagaaaaagaattttcaatatactttttttcccccatccctccaccccaccccagagaacccaccttcttcccccacccccaccctctcccttgattttgtcctttttttaaaaaaatttatttatttctagagagaggggataggagtaaggaagagaggcagagaaacatcgatgtgtgttTTCCTGTcaagcaccccaactggggacctagcccacaacccaggcatgtgacctgactgggaatcaaactggcaaccatttcttttgcaggccagcactcaatccagagagccacaccagcccaggagAACTTTCAGTatactttgaaatgcatttttaaaaagacattgatAGACAGAGGAATGGATAGATGGGTACATGTatgataaaacaaatattttacaatattatgTTTGAATCTTGGCACTGGGCATCCATTTTCAATGTCTTTgcacatttgaaaattttcataagatattctgaaaaaaaagtaGGCTGGGAAAACTAACAAGCTCAGGCATTTGGGGCCACTTTAACCACATCACAGACTCTGAGAACATTGCCCACTTGTATCTCATTTTGATGCCTGATACTTATTAATGACATggattatttttagaaatctcAGAATTCTGTTTCATGTGTATTTAGTACagataaaaaagaacataattgcttttggaaattttccattaaaatctctgcattaaattattattttttaaataaaaaggttgATTCTTAATTGGCATATTTTAGATACCTGGAAAATCCGACTTAAGTAAAATCATTTATCCCTGACAAGGCAGGATGAATGAGATGtcattttaattagcatttctggTAAGTGGAtgatcacattttttaaagattttatttgggaAGTGAAGCCCCTGCCCGATGGCAACAGTAGTTCTGGGGGAGACATCATGGGCCCTGAGCGTATCTTCCCCAATCAGACTGAGGAACTGGGGCCGCAGCAGGGCCCTACAGAAGGCACTGGGGATTGGAGCAGTGAGGAGCCCGAGGAAGAGCAAGAGGAAACCGGGGCAGGCCCAGCTGGCTACTCCTACCAGCCCCTGAACCAAGATCCTGAACCAGAGGAGGTGGAGCTGGCACCAGTGGGGGATGGAGAAGATGTAGTTGCTGATATCCAGGATCGGATCCAGGCCCTGGGGCTTCATTTGCCAGACCCACTGTTACAGAGCGATGATGAAGATGAGGAGGGAGCTACGGCACTGAGCAACCACAGCTCTATTCCCATGGATCCAGAACATGTAGAGCTGGTGAAAAGGACAATGGCTGGAGTAAGCCTGCCTGCCCCAGGAGTTCCTGCCTGGGCTTGGGAGATATCAGATGCCCAGTGGGAAGACATGGTACAGAAGGCTCTCCAAACCCAGCAGGCATCCCCTCCCTGGAAGTGACCATCTTGACAGCTGCCTTACCTGCCAGCATTCCATACTGGAACCAGCACAGAACTGGACACATCCCTGGTTGTAATGCCCATTTTCAtcctccccatctccctttcCACATCAAGGCAAACCAGACTTCTTCTCAGAGACCCACTTTATTCAGTTCTGAACATATGGGGACATCGGCCCAAGCCCAACCCACCACAACATGTATCACTCTGGAGAATAAAGCACCCTATGtacacagccaaaaaaaaaaaaagattttatttattcacttttagagagagggtaagggagggagagaaacattgatcggttgcctcttgcacacccccacatgggaacctggccagtaacccaggcatgtgctctgcctgggaatggatggaacctgtgacctttaggttcacaggccagcactcaatccactgagtgacaccagccagggctgaaaatatCATCTTACCTTTGACTTAGCTTCATCTTTTTCAGGCATTTTTACATGTATCATTTCAGGGTTTTAGGGAAAAGCCTTCTGGTCTGGAGTCTCCTGAGTTTGGATTCTATCTAGTTCATCCACTTGCTGGATTCATGATCATGGAGACACTTCTTGATCTTGTTGAATTTGATACTTTTATGTGAATGGTAGGATTATAATACCTAAATATAGGCATGTTGTAATAACATAAATCAAATAATGCAGGCAAAACACATCAAacagcctggcacataataggtttTCCATCAGGTGGAGTTCTCAGCTTCAGTTCCTTTCATGAAGTTCCATGACATTTCTGTGAAGTTGAATGGATATTGTCATATGCATTTCCCCAAGAAGATGACTCGTATTTGGAGAAGTTCAATTACCTGCAGACCCCCAACCATATGGTTATCCCAAAGTAGATGGAGCACATGAATCCATGTTTCCAAGTCCATCCTATTTCTTCTGCTCTTCAGGAAAGTAGAATGAGGGGTGTGAAGATGAACTAAACTGTAATCTCCTTTGGTCTCAGGCCAAAAAATGATTTTGCCTCATACTGTTGAATATCAAGAAGAATTTTGTTGAAAGTTATTAACATCCATGGTGGGATGGTAAAAAGACAGGTTACAATTACTAAGC encodes:
- the LOC112303872 gene encoding LOW QUALITY PROTEIN: male-enhanced antigen 1 (The sequence of the model RefSeq protein was modified relative to this genomic sequence to represent the inferred CDS: inserted 1 base in 1 codon); its protein translation is MATVVXGGDIMGPERIFPNQTEELGPQQGPTEGTGDWSSEEPEEEQEETGAGPAGYSYQPLNQDPEPEEVELAPVGDGEDVVADIQDRIQALGLHLPDPLLQSDDEDEEGATALSNHSSIPMDPEHVELVKRTMAGVSLPAPGVPAWAWEISDAQWEDMVQKALQTQQASPPWK